AGCACGGGTTTCCAAGCGAGGCTAGGTTTTTTACACTATTTTAAATGAGGCTCATTGGTCAATGGAAAATGAGTTTATTTCCTGGAAATGGTAAAAAAACAGGAAATTTCAAGCATTTCCCTTATCATTTTAGTTGTGGATTCCCCAGTTCGATAATAGAACCATGTGGGAACACTCACATAAATAAGGAATGATTCGTGGCGAAACCGTTTGTAGAATTAGAAGCACAAATCCCCGATTTAGTAAAGGCAAAATCGAAAATTGTCGTCCGTTCGTCACGGATGAACCGCCAACTCGAACAATATGTGCTCGGACTCATTACAAATATCTTAAGTGAAGTAGGACAATCCCAATTTGTTGAAATGCTTTATACCATTTCCAAAGAACTTACCATCAACGGAATCAAAGCCAACCAAAAACGGGTGTTCTTCGAAGACGAAGGTCTCGACATCACGGACGAATCCGACTATTTCAAAGGGATCAAAGAATATTCCAAAAAGTTCTCAGAAAAAATGGCTGATGAATATGGGAAACGTTGCCTTGCTCGTGGTGTGTATGTCCAAATCAAATTCCACTATTGTTTGGATGGACTTCTTGTAGAAGTCACGAATAATACTCCTGTCATCAAAACCGAAGAAGTTAGGATGAGAGAAAAAATGAAAAAGTCCATGAACTATAATGACATCGCAGAGTTTTATATGGACAATATGGACAATACAGAAGGTGCTGGGCTCGGGATTGCTCTTATCATGATCTTACTAAAAAACGAAGGTGTTGACCCTAACCTATTTCGCATCATCACACATGCGGACAGAACAGTTGCACGAGTCGAAATTCCATTTAACGACAATTATGTGTCGTTTCGCAGTGCTGAACTAGCAGAGATTTAATTCGGCATCCAAGTCCCCTACTCACTGAAGTTTTGGATCGACCTCCTTTGTCTAGTTTTTGAAACTGGTGGACATGGAATTAAAAGGTGCAAACATTCTCGTCACTGGTTCAGCTGGTGGACTCGGAAAGGCAATGGCTTACCGATTGGGTAAGGCAGGTGCCAATATCATACTCTCAGACATCCAAAAAGACAAATTGGACGAAACGGTCGCTCTCTTTCAAAAAGATGGGATCAAAACTACTGGTATTGTTGCAAACGTTGCTAAGGAAGAAGATAGCATACGTCTCATAGAAGAAGCTGCCGCCTTCCAAGGCAGTTTAGACGTTGCGATTCTCAATGCAGGCATTTTACGTGATGGCCTACTCATCCGTGTGGACAAAGAAACTGGTAAAGTCAAAGGAAAGATGGGCCTTGACCAATGGCAATCTGTCATAGATGTCAATTTGACTGGAGTTTTTTTGACTGGTAGAGAAGCTGCGGCAAAAATGGTAGAACAAAAAAAAGGTGTCATCATCCCAATCGCATCGATTGCCATGCATGGAAACTCAGGCCAAACCAATTATAGTGCAGCAAAAGCTGGAGTTGCCGCGATGACTGTCACTTGGTCAAAAGAACTTGCGAAGTTTGGTGTGAGAGTGGCAGGGATTGCTCCTGGTTTTATTGGTACCGAAATGGTTTTAAAAGATATGAACCCAGAAGCCCTCGCAAAGTGGAAATCAATCATCCCTGTGGGAAGGCTTGGTGAACCAGATGAAATTGCGTCCAGTGCAGAGTTTATCATCATGAACGATCTTGTCACTGGTGTGGTTTTAGAAATTTCTGGTGGAGTTCGAATCTAACTTCGATTAAACCTTTTTTGCCTTCTTTTTATACATAGACGGCAAAAAAGGAATGCAGAATATTTTTGTCATTTTTTTAGCAAAAGTTAAAAATTTCGTAGGTAAATACTGTATGCTTTCGTCATAAGGATATAACGGAATCCTTACCGATGAAAATAAAAACAGAACTTTCGAAACAACAATTGGAACAAGCAATAAAAGGAATTCAAGGGATAGCTCACCCGATTCGCTTACTTATCCTTTATACCTTGGCAAAAGAAGAAAAAACCGTAGGCCAACTTGTAGAACTACTTGGAACAAGCCAGTCAGCCGCTTCCCAACACTTAAGCAAAATGAAAAACAATGGAATATTGGAATCAAGAAAGTCTTCGAACCAAGTATTCTATCGATTGAAAGATGCAAAGTTCAAAGATTTAATCCAAACCATCGTAAAAGTGTACAAAAAGTAAGCATTACTTCGCTTCTAATGATAAGAAGCGAACGTATTCCTTTATGGAATCCTGGAGGTTGGTAAAACCAAAAGGATATCCAACTTTAGTTAACTTTTCC
The sequence above is a segment of the Leptospira sp. WS39.C2 genome. Coding sequences within it:
- a CDS encoding histidine kinase — encoded protein: MAKPFVELEAQIPDLVKAKSKIVVRSSRMNRQLEQYVLGLITNILSEVGQSQFVEMLYTISKELTINGIKANQKRVFFEDEGLDITDESDYFKGIKEYSKKFSEKMADEYGKRCLARGVYVQIKFHYCLDGLLVEVTNNTPVIKTEEVRMREKMKKSMNYNDIAEFYMDNMDNTEGAGLGIALIMILLKNEGVDPNLFRIITHADRTVARVEIPFNDNYVSFRSAELAEI
- a CDS encoding SDR family NAD(P)-dependent oxidoreductase, with the translated sequence MELKGANILVTGSAGGLGKAMAYRLGKAGANIILSDIQKDKLDETVALFQKDGIKTTGIVANVAKEEDSIRLIEEAAAFQGSLDVAILNAGILRDGLLIRVDKETGKVKGKMGLDQWQSVIDVNLTGVFLTGREAAAKMVEQKKGVIIPIASIAMHGNSGQTNYSAAKAGVAAMTVTWSKELAKFGVRVAGIAPGFIGTEMVLKDMNPEALAKWKSIIPVGRLGEPDEIASSAEFIIMNDLVTGVVLEISGGVRI
- a CDS encoding helix-turn-helix transcriptional regulator, translating into MKIKTELSKQQLEQAIKGIQGIAHPIRLLILYTLAKEEKTVGQLVELLGTSQSAASQHLSKMKNNGILESRKSSNQVFYRLKDAKFKDLIQTIVKVYKK